In one Pseudomonas sp. 31-12 genomic region, the following are encoded:
- a CDS encoding branched-chain amino acid ABC transporter permease, with protein MLLLEQILNGLQYSALLFLLASGLTLIFGIMGVINLAHGAFYMVGAFCAAYTASLSGSFWLAGLAAVIGSALYGLLIETSIMRRLYTRDHLDQVLATLAVVFFTNELITVLFGRSPPAMPTPEWYGTFVEVLPGLMYPISRLLFIAAGALVAVAMWLLINHTRLGMLIRAGADDHEMVGALGVNIARLYTLVFVFGCVLCGLAGFMAAPLLSVEIGMGEKVLITTFVVIVVGGVGSVRGALAGALLIGMVDGLGRAYIPQLLDQLLPAEVSGTLSGGLISASAYIVMAVVLLVRPRGLLPARA; from the coding sequence ATGCTGTTACTTGAACAAATTCTGAACGGCCTGCAATACAGCGCCTTGCTGTTTTTGCTCGCCTCCGGCCTGACGCTGATCTTCGGCATCATGGGCGTCATCAACCTGGCCCATGGCGCCTTCTACATGGTCGGGGCGTTCTGCGCCGCCTACACCGCTTCGCTCAGCGGCTCGTTCTGGCTTGCCGGGCTGGCGGCGGTGATTGGCTCCGCACTGTACGGGCTGCTGATTGAAACCAGCATCATGCGCCGTCTCTACACCCGCGATCATCTCGACCAGGTGCTGGCCACCCTGGCCGTGGTGTTTTTCACCAACGAGTTGATCACCGTGCTGTTCGGTCGCAGTCCGCCGGCCATGCCGACACCCGAGTGGTACGGCACCTTCGTCGAAGTCCTGCCAGGGTTGATGTACCCGATCAGCCGCCTGCTGTTCATCGCTGCCGGGGCATTGGTGGCAGTTGCCATGTGGCTGCTGATCAACCATACCCGCCTGGGGATGCTGATACGTGCCGGGGCCGACGATCACGAGATGGTTGGTGCATTGGGCGTGAACATCGCCCGCCTCTACACCCTCGTGTTCGTCTTCGGCTGTGTGCTCTGCGGACTCGCCGGTTTCATGGCCGCCCCGCTGCTGTCGGTGGAAATCGGCATGGGCGAAAAAGTACTGATCACCACGTTTGTCGTCATCGTCGTCGGCGGTGTCGGCTCGGTGCGCGGCGCGCTCGCCGGTGCACTGCTGATCGGCATGGTCGACGGCCTCGGGCGAGCGTACATCCCGCAATTGCTCGACCAACTGTTGCCCGCCGAAGTCAGCGGCACCTTGAGTGGCGGGCTGATTTCGGCCAGTGCCTACATCGTCATGGCCGTCGTCCTGCTGGTCCGTCCACGCGGCCTGTTGCCCGCCCGCGCCTGA
- a CDS encoding ABC transporter substrate-binding protein, with protein sequence MKKLLVGTLLAASCVTSLLAQAQDPVRIGFITTLSTPAGYLGEDSRDGFQLAIDLEDGKLGGVPVNLLVEDDGLQPARAKQIIDRMSLDGISLYTGVIFSNVLAAVVNTATKDGFYISNNTGPSSLAGKQCKPNYFVASYQNDTIHEMAGVAANELGYKKMVILAPNYQGGRDALEGFKRTYKGEVTEIYTKLNQLDFSVELARVRSLAPDAIFEFHPGGAGINFAKQYGSSGLSKTIPMVVPVFSMDERMLAATGDVAKGMNIVTLWNPGSNNPANQAFVKAFSEKYKRVPTVYAAQTYDTARLIGAALKSVGGNMKDPEAFRNALRNVKFDSIRGDFAFGKNQHAVIDWYLLRVEADANGKLIQVPVQTIAKSQVDSFAAECAL encoded by the coding sequence ATGAAAAAACTACTCGTGGGTACACTGCTGGCAGCCAGCTGCGTGACCAGTCTGCTGGCCCAGGCACAGGACCCGGTGCGCATCGGTTTTATCACCACCCTCTCGACCCCCGCCGGTTATCTGGGCGAAGACTCACGCGATGGCTTCCAGTTGGCTATCGATCTGGAGGACGGCAAGCTCGGCGGTGTGCCCGTAAACCTGCTGGTCGAGGACGACGGACTGCAACCGGCGCGCGCCAAGCAGATCATCGACCGGATGAGCCTGGACGGAATTTCACTGTACACCGGGGTGATCTTTTCCAATGTGCTGGCGGCGGTGGTCAACACGGCAACCAAGGACGGCTTCTACATCAGCAACAACACCGGCCCTTCGAGCCTGGCCGGCAAGCAGTGCAAACCCAACTACTTCGTGGCCTCGTACCAGAACGACACGATCCATGAAATGGCCGGTGTCGCGGCCAATGAGCTGGGCTACAAAAAGATGGTCATCCTGGCCCCCAACTACCAGGGCGGACGCGATGCGCTGGAAGGCTTCAAGCGCACGTACAAAGGTGAGGTCACCGAGATCTACACCAAGCTCAACCAACTGGATTTCTCGGTCGAACTGGCCCGGGTGCGCTCGCTGGCGCCGGATGCGATTTTCGAGTTCCACCCCGGCGGTGCAGGCATCAACTTCGCCAAGCAATACGGCAGCTCGGGCCTGAGCAAAACCATCCCGATGGTAGTGCCTGTGTTCTCCATGGACGAACGCATGCTCGCCGCCACCGGCGATGTCGCCAAAGGCATGAACATCGTGACCTTGTGGAACCCTGGATCGAACAACCCGGCCAACCAGGCGTTCGTCAAAGCGTTCAGCGAAAAATACAAGCGCGTGCCAACGGTATATGCCGCTCAGACCTATGACACGGCGCGTCTGATCGGTGCAGCACTGAAGAGTGTGGGCGGCAACATGAAAGACCCCGAAGCCTTTCGAAACGCACTGCGCAACGTCAAGTTCGACTCGATCCGTGGCGATTTCGCTTTCGGCAAAAACCAGCATGCGGTCATCGACTGGTACTTGCTGCGCGTAGAAGCCGATGCCAACGGCAAGCTGATTCAGGTGCCGGTGCAGACTATCGCCAAATCGCAAGTGGACAGCTTCGCCGCCGAATGCGCCCTGTGA
- the antC gene encoding anthranilate 1,2-dioxygenase electron transfer component AntC yields MSHKVAFSFADGKTLFFPVQNNEILLDAALRNGINIPLDCREGVCGTCQGRCESGQYSQDYVDDEALSVDDLRQRKMLTCQTRVQSDAAFYFDFASSLCNAPGPERLKGIVRAVEQVSPNTAILHLDAGADGQQLDFLPGQYARLQVPGTDGQRSYSFANRPNGSNQLQFLIRLLPDGLMSNYIRERSLIGDEIMLEAPLGAFYLRHVDKPLVFVAGGTGLSAFLGMLDELAERGGCGHPVHLYYGVRNAADLCETARIAAYAERIPGFRFTPVISDPAPDWSGRRGYITEHFDLAEFRDQDLDMYLCGPPPMVESIKQWLAVQALDQTRLYYEKFTESNT; encoded by the coding sequence ATGAGTCACAAGGTCGCGTTCAGTTTTGCCGATGGCAAAACCTTGTTCTTCCCGGTGCAGAACAATGAAATCCTGCTCGATGCGGCGCTGCGCAACGGCATCAATATCCCGCTCGACTGCCGGGAAGGCGTGTGCGGGACATGTCAGGGACGCTGCGAGTCGGGCCAGTACAGTCAGGACTATGTCGACGATGAAGCTCTGTCGGTCGACGACCTGCGCCAGCGCAAAATGCTGACCTGCCAGACCCGCGTCCAATCCGATGCTGCGTTCTACTTCGACTTCGCCTCCAGCCTGTGCAATGCGCCGGGACCGGAGCGGCTCAAGGGCATCGTGCGGGCCGTCGAGCAGGTATCGCCGAACACCGCGATCCTGCATCTGGATGCCGGTGCCGATGGCCAGCAACTGGACTTTTTGCCCGGCCAGTACGCTCGACTGCAAGTGCCGGGCACAGACGGCCAGCGCTCCTACTCATTCGCCAACCGCCCCAATGGCAGCAACCAGTTGCAGTTCCTGATCCGGCTGCTGCCTGACGGGCTGATGAGCAATTACATCCGCGAGCGCAGCCTGATCGGCGACGAGATCATGCTCGAAGCGCCCCTCGGCGCCTTTTACCTGCGCCATGTCGACAAGCCGTTAGTGTTTGTCGCTGGCGGCACCGGGCTCTCGGCGTTCCTGGGCATGCTCGATGAACTCGCGGAGCGTGGTGGGTGCGGGCATCCGGTGCATCTGTACTACGGCGTGCGTAACGCCGCCGACCTTTGCGAAACCGCGCGCATCGCGGCCTACGCAGAGCGGATTCCCGGTTTTCGCTTCACACCGGTCATCAGCGATCCGGCCCCGGACTGGAGCGGCAGACGCGGTTACATCACCGAGCACTTCGACCTTGCCGAGTTTCGTGATCAAGACCTGGACATGTACCTCTGCGGCCCGCCGCCGATGGTCGAGTCGATCAAGCAATGGCTGGCCGTCCAGGCTCTGGATCAGACCCGCTTGTACTACGAGAAATTCACCGAAAGCAACACCTGA